CCTTGAAGGCTTGTGGCCTTTCTCAAATGTACCTATTTGGCTTGTCATGCTTATTGATGCCATTGCTTTTGCATGCTAATGTGACATAAGGATTCTCCATGtcatgaatttttaaattataattcatatGTAAAGGCATTTAGTGTTGAACCTGTTATTTTATGTCAGGCTGCCGAGGGTTTCTGCCGGAGATACTCTGCACAATTGAACTCGTTATATAGAAAGTCTGATGGTGAGTCTGGGCAGATGTACACATAAGTACATGTATTTTGGACCTGTTCTTTCATAATTTACATTTTGTTGCCGCTCTGTTGTAGTTGTGCTCACTTCATTAGGAGCTTGTTTTCCACATTTCAGGGAAAACAGAATATGTCTATGCTCGTGTAATAGAATCCGCCAGATTTGCTTTGGAGGTTCAAATTCTTATCTTTTCCTATTGCTACACAAATTGGATTTTCAGATTTCATGTCttgctttattattattatctattttgtgtgtggaaaTTTCATTGTGATAGACAAGCTGATGCCCCTTGAGATTCTTGTGTTACTGTGCTGTGTGTTTATTGAAGTTATAACTTAATGAGTGTTAACTTTTTGAATTAATTAGCTAGTATATCATCGGCAAGTTTATTCTGTAAAATATTTGCATGtgatgacaaaaagaaaaaggaataagAAAAATCTGTTATTTGTCTTGAATGGGTTAGTtgcaatattattattattattattatttttattattattattatttttatgtggACATGATAACAGTATCATTCTAAAGCATTTTTGCATTTATCTTTCTCTAGTTGTCATCCTGTGTGCTACCATGCATGTTGGGTGAATGCTATCTATGATTgtgtacccaaaaaaacacCATACTGTTTCTATGAATAAAACTCTGGTCCGTGAATGATTATGATTGCAACTGCTTCTGTATGTATTTATGAAGCCAAGAAGTGGATATGAGCTGAAAATTTGCTCTGTAGTTTCCCAAGTTTCTATGGGTTCGATAGCTAGTTACTCTGACATCTGGATCAGTGGTGGACAGCACACACTTTCAGTTACAGATTGTTACAATGGCTCCTAGACTGTTGTACTGTTTcctttataaaaaattgtgtATACCAAactaacaaattttttttgctttctcttgATTAGGTTTTGTCTGAGGATTTGCCCAATGCGATTgcaaaaatttcatttccaaAGTCAATGCGCTGGAACTCTCaggtaaagtaaatttgaaTTGTATGCGGAATTTATATGGAAAATTTGCCCTGCATACCCTGCTTTATTGTCATTCTTATAAATGTACTTTTATATTGTGGTGCATGCAAATTCATACGGTCATACCTGTCATTGTGATTTCATGTATTTATGTATACTATTATAGGAAGGGGTTTATGTATCTGCACATTCTCTTAATCCCAAAAGATCACATCTCAACATTAAGGAGCATAACTATATCAggacatttttatcttttgatATGATTTCATAAATTGTAAAACTGCTCTATTATCTCACCCAAACTACCCACTAGCCCAAAACTCTCAGACTTCTCTTAcactttatttgttttagtaTTATTAAGAGGAGCGAGCCAATATGCGCAGAGCATTTGTATGGCTTCTAGTATGAAAATATCTGAATTGAAGTCTATATGATAAAAATACCGTTTAGCTGATTTGTTATTTGTGTGCTTCTTGTTATGTATCTAGGTTATGTTTAGCAGACCTATTCGTTGGATTTTGGCACTGCATGGAGATGTAGTTGTGCCCTTTACTTTTGCTGAAGTTTTGAGGTAATAATGATTAGTTGCATTTCTCTCTGAAATCTGATTGTATAGTTGAGTTGTCAGTTACATGGCTTGGCTCAGCTGGACTTGTTTTGGATTACATGTGTAACTGTTGCAGCAATAGATTTTCCTTGAGTATTGTAAATTGCATACTTATGTGAAATTCATTTGTAAAAGCTTACATGAAATTTGTGTGTGTCCAGTCAATGGAGGATATTTGCTGCCAATAAGGTTGTTTTGGAAGATTTGTGTGGtagtattgaaatacaattcTGTATATTTGTATATGCATATCTACCAACTGTTTGTCAATGTCCATTTATTGTAATTTGATAAGTCCTGTTTGATGTCAAATCAGTGCTTGCTTTCttatgttttcaatttatGTATTTTACTAATAATACATTCCCAAATCTGCATTTTGCATAATTATACCattgtaatttttcttaataGGACAGTGTTATTTTGGCTGTtttaattctttaatttttaatttttaatttttttttatttttacagtgGAAACCTGTCTTATGGTCTTCGTAACACTTCTTCAGCTACTGTCGTGGTATGTGGTGAACATACAGTTTCTATCATGTCCATTTCCACAATCATTGTCTTCAACTTTATTGTTGGAGTGGATTGTTGTCTGATTTACATATTATGACACCTATATATGAATTTTGAGAATAGTTCTCCATTTACCTTTAAACAGATTGATCTAACAATGCCTGCTTTTCAgtataattttttagaatGAATTTCAGTAGCATTTATATCCTTGTCAGAGGACACAAAGTTTAATATATGCTTTACAAATGACACATTTCATTAAAGACTAATTTTTTATGCAAAGGAAAAGCAGAGTggtagtttttttaaaaaaaagtgattCTTGGTTCTTTTCCTTTGGAAAGTTCTctgttctttttccttttcctttacCATTCTCTCGCTCTATAATTAAGTACCAGATGATCCACTGTCAATTTTCCCCTAGTTTTCATGGAATTTTGTTCTACATATAATGCTGTAAACTTAAAGATTGTTGTTTTAAGCGTTTGACTTTAGATTAACCTTTTCAACCATGCGCTCTTATTTAAGTTTTTGCAATAAGTGACCACCAACAGTCAATTTCTTTTCCGCTTCAGGTTTCCGGTGTACCTTGTCTTTTGGTCATTATAAACAAATGTTGATTctcataaaagataaaaataaaaaattctctttATATTGCTCGTTGATTGATTGTATCTCAACATTGTACGTTGTTCTTGTTATTGCTTTCAAGGGAATGTGGTTTTGCAGTATAccaatttatatttaaaagtctTCCTGCTGGACTTCTAAGTACTTCTGTGTTACTGCATTACAGTGTTTTTTCTCATTATTCTCTCTGTATAAGATGCACGAGTACCTGTAATTATATAGCTCCAGGAACTGTCACAGGTTGAAAGTGCTGAATCCTATGCCGGTGCAATGAGGAATGCTGGGATCAATATTGAAATGGAGGTATCAATATCATATGATAATTTGataccttttttcttctttggaatAGCTTAATTACTGAAACAAGTACTCTACTTGCAGGAACGTAAGAAAACAGTATTGGAGGGCTCTATTGCATTAGCCAGAAGTGTGAACGGACAAGTGTTTATACAGGAAGGCTTACTTAATGAGGTTGGTAAACTGTTGTCTTTGGTGGTCAAGgataaaaatgttttttttttaactatcTGCCAACATAATATTATAGGTTGTAAATCTCGTAGAGGCACCTGTACCAGTCCTTGGGGAGTTTAAAAGGTCTTTCTTAGAGCTTCCTAGTGATCTTCTGACTATGGTAAGCTGTTTAATCTTTGTGGACTACTTAGATATGGTCTTTTCACCTGAcagtattttgttgtttgatGCTTTTTAGCTGCATGCCATGTATCGATGAATTTAAAGTTTCtgatttgagtttttgtttgttcagATGTATAACTaatcttttcttcctttgtgCATGCATGGCATGTCTTGGTAATTTGAAGATCAGTGGACTTTTTTTGGTGCAGAgatttactttaaaaaaaaaaaaccttttatttattagttaCGTTAGGCGTTGTTTAGGGAACTAAAGTACAATCATATAGTATTTATCACCAGTTGTGACTTTACTACTgcatataagaagaaaaatattgaaatggcGTGATTCTAACTTGATTGTTTCGATAATTGAAATGGAGCaatcaagaagaaagaatagGCCTTATCGTGTTTAAATTTGGTAAAAATGCCATGCTTTCCTATAAACACTTCCTGTTTCCACTAGTACGGGAGACCGCATCACAACTTTTCTCTTGGGTGACACTATCCTGCTAGGTTGAGCATGTACTGTTTTTGGAACAGCTAGTAGTTTATGCTACTTTGTAACTTAATCAGCACCTCCCTCTCAGTTGGCAATCTACATTGGTGTGTAATGTTATCCCACACTGAAATGTTCTATCGTTGTCTGCTACGTGGGATTGGAATGTTCTGCAGTTGACACATTTCTCGCTGCAGTACTCTAACAGCAATATCATCCTTTAATAAGTCACCAATTTTTCAATAGCTGAAGTTTTGACTGAGGTTGACAGCTTAGTAAGCATGTTTGCTACATGTAGATCCCAGCTTTTGGATGTTGGATAAGAACAATAAATATTAGGGCATCGTTTTACATGTTGGTTTGGAGCCATACAATTGCTCCATCATGAAGTCTATGTAAAGCTTTTCAATATTTGGAAGGGGAAACAAGGTAGAATTCGGATGCTTGCCATGGGGAAAGCAAGGTGAAAATTGGCTAGAAAATGAACACTGGCCTCTGGCTCAATTAGATATCTGGTTGTGAAAATTTATCTCAGTTCTGGTGGGATTTTTTTCGATTTGATTGGATAGAATCAATTGTTGATGTTTGGTTCTTTTCCAGGAGATACTTTTCCATATCAAATGGCAGGGATGATGTAAGACTTTGCTGTAATTTTagaattgtttgtttttatttactgtTATGGGTGATCATGCAGGTTATGCAGAAGCATCAGAAGTATATTGCTGTGAGGGATGAAAATGGAAGTCTTTTGCCATACTTCATTGCTGTGAGACATTCTTTACGGTCATATATGAGTTTTGATGTAATTTTTTGCTTCATAGTGGTGGTTAATATGTTCATAATTTGTTTGGTGATGGGGTTTAATTTTAGGTGGCAAATGGAGCAATTGATGAGACTGTGGTCAAAAAAGGAAATGAGGCTGTACTGAGGTAAGATCTGGATTTAATCCTGTTCTCCAAATAGTGCCTCGTATCAAATAGTGCAGGAGGGTAGATCTGGATAGAATCCTGTTCTCCTACACTTTCCAGATGTGGCTGCTCTCTGGATTATATGCTGGCAGattctcttcttcaattcaaGTTCTTTGACTTTTATTGATCGTGAACAATGGGCTGAGCATTTCACTATCTATGCAGAGCTCGCTATGAAGATGCTAAATTCTTCTATGAAATGGATACACGGAAACAGTTTTCAGAATTTAGAAGTCAACTTAAAGGGATTCTTTTCCATGTaagccattttatttttaattgtttaggaagatattatttttccttttcatgttGGTAAGAACAAGGAATGAGACAATTGCCAAACACCGTTGgcacaacaaagaaaaaataggactttaaaatttttttatgaaagatTCCTGATAGCAGCTCTTTTATTTTGACAATGTGAAACAAAATAGGAGAAGTTAGGAACAATGTTGGACAAGGTGCTGCGCGTTCAGAATATGGTCAACAAACTAAGCTTAGCCCTTGGAATGGATGACAACACAAATAAAACTGTCCAGAGTGCTGCATCACTTGCTATGGCAGATCTGGCTACAGCAGTTGTCACAGAATTTACTTCCCTTTCAGGAGTAATGGCTCGTCATTATGCTCTTAGAGATGGCTATTCAGAGCAGGTATTGGTATCTTATGTTAGTTATTTTTGTTCTGTGTATTTTTTCACTCGAGTCTCTTGTGGGAATGCTAGTAAACACACTGTAGTTCTCGCTCAGAATTAACCTTGCTTCTTACACCTCCCCTCTCTCCTCACTCCCCACGCTTGTTTTTCATATGTTGCAGGTTGCAGAGGCTTTGTTTGAGATTACGCTTCCGAGATTTTCTGGAGATATACTTCCTAAAACTGATGCAGGCATAGTTCTATCCATTGCTGACAGGTGATGCTGATAACTGATGTAATAGGTTCACTTTGTTTTGCATTGAGGCATCAGTTTGTCGATAGTCTACACACACAAATATATACTAGGAAGTAGGTTATAATGCATGgaatatttgtttttgctgGAGGATGATTAAATGTGGAGACAGGTCAAGTTATTAGTGTTAAATTGTTAATATTCAATATCCTTTTCTTCATTCTATTTATGTATGCTaaaaaaagcacaaagaagttaggatttttttttaactcccTCATTTATGCAGAGAGTAAGTTGTTTTTGCATATGGTATGGGTTTACCCCCACCATATCCTTTCAGGTTAAGTTGCTTGATTGCGCGCTTACTCTTTTAAAGTCGAACTCTACTTGCAAATTGCTTGACTTGATTTGTCTTATGCAGATTAGATAGCCTTGTCGGCTTATTTTCTGCTGGTTGTCAGCCCAGTTCTGCTAATGACCCATTTGGCCTGAGACGAATCTCTTATGGTCTTGTAAGTTCTATGGTCATTCTGATGCTTTGAGGCTCAGCTAACTAAGCTAAAactaagtaatttttttttctctaggTCCAGGTGTTGGTGGAACAAGATAAGCATCTGGACTTACGACAAGCATTGGAACTTGCTGCAGATGTCCAACCCCTTAAAGTAGATCCAAGTACTGTAAATGATGTATGAAAAAAAGTCCTTCCTTAGTTTCTAAATAAGATTGGCAattagatttttgttttgcccaTAATCACCacttcaaatcaaaatatcaGTTCCCATGAGTCACGATGTAACCTACCATCTAAAAGTCATTTTACAGCACTAAAGTTTTCTGATCAAGTGGTGATACGCATCATACCTGTTCTcttactcttttttcttttttcttttcaagtcaTCATACTTATCTGTACAAGCatgctctttctctttctctttataGCTGCACTTGCTTGTATGTGTCTCGTTTTGCTTTCCCTTTGGATTCATTAGtgcttttgttattttgtttaacTCATTATGGGCATCAACTGATAATGATtgcatctttttctttgtccCCTGTACTTAGGCACATCAATTTGTGACAAGGAGATTAGAGCAATATCTGGTATGTGTAACTTCAACATGATAAAGTTCATCAACTAGAAACTCTTGTTATTCTTCCTATTCTTTTATTCCTACAGATTTATTTAACTTGTTTATCTGTTCATTTTTATGGGTAACCTATATGTGGATGAATTGTCCACTCAGAAACCATGTTTAATCCATGGACAGATAGAACTCATCTTTGAATACCAGGCCACAAGTAAAGAGTGCCTTTTGTTTATACACTACACCATACATCTGTATGCTAGCATAGTACTAGACCATCATTGTTGAATAAATTGTACAAAATGGCATTGCAGAAGTCACTGAATGAAAAAGGCAGTGCTAACATTCCtgattaaaaaagaagaatgtgTGTGTCAAGTCTCGCTACATtagccttttgttttcttcattttatattccattatatgattttttttttttcatttgccTTTTATAGTTTAAACCCGATTATCTTTTATTCTGATGTATGTTTTTGTTGGGCTACTTGCATGTTCCTTGATTTTAACACATTGGTTGTATCATGTTTACAGGTTGATAAGGGAATAAGTTCAGAAGTGGTTCGTTCTGTCCTTGCAGAGCGTGCAAACTTGCCTTGCCTGGCAGCAAGGTCTGCATGTAAAGTAAGTTGCTTCATTTATTACTGC
Above is a window of Prunus persica cultivar Lovell chromosome G2, Prunus_persica_NCBIv2, whole genome shotgun sequence DNA encoding:
- the LOC18784773 gene encoding glycine--tRNA ligase, chloroplastic/mitochondrial 2 isoform X3 translates to MLRKYAYVEPSVRPDDSRYGENPNRLQKHTQFQVILKPDPGNSQDLFIRSLSALGIDVCAHDIRFVEDNWESPVLGAWGLGWEIWMDGMEITQFTYFQQAGSLHLAPVSVEITYGLERILMLLQGVDHFKKIQYADGITYGELFLENEKEMSAYYLENAGVHHVQKHFDLFEEEARSLLSSGLAIPAYDQLLKTSHAFNILDSRGFVGVTERARYFGRMRSLARQCAQLWLKTRESLGYPLGVVSETVSLVCPEELVEAAVKKVHDDSRLFVLEIGTEELPPQDVVDASQQLKDLMVQLLAKQRLSHGDVQAFGTPRRLVVSVENLCTKQMENEVEVRGPPVSKSFDDHGNPTKAAEGFCRRYSAQLNSLYRKSDGKTEYVYARVIESARFALEVLSEDLPNAIAKISFPKSMRWNSQVMFSRPIRWILALHGDVVVPFTFAEVLSGNLSYGLRNTSSATVVELSQVESAESYAGAMRNAGINIEMEERKKTVLEGSIALARSVNGQVFIQEGLLNEVVNLVEAPVPVLGEFKRSFLELPSDLLTMVMQKHQKYIAVRDENGSLLPYFIAVANGAIDETVVKKGNEAVLRARYEDAKFFYEMDTRKQFSEFRSQLKGILFHEKLGTMLDKVLRVQNMVNKLSLALGMDDNTNKTVQSAASLAMADLATAVVTEFTSLSGVMARHYALRDGYSEQVAEALFEITLPRFSGDILPKTDAGIVLSIADRLDSLVGLFSAGCQPSSANDPFGLRRISYGLVQVLVEQDKHLDLRQALELAADVQPLKVDPSTVNDAHQFVTRRLEQYLVDKGISSEVVRSVLAERANLPCLAARSACKMEALSKSSLFPKVVEAYSRPTRIVRGKDVDPHIEVDEAAFETDEEKALWSSFLSVRNKICHGIEIDEFVEISSQLLQPLEDFFNHVFVMVEEERVRKNRLALLKKISDLPSGIADLSILPGF